AATTTAAAAACCTTTACATTCTAAAACGTCTAGATTTAAACGATCCACTGATTATGATTGAACTGCTAAGATTatttcgatgggttctacgaatattaggcTATCTTTCTGCCACGGATAAAAATTAGGCTGACTTCATTCAGCTAAGGCTTCAGGAGGAATACGtaacttattatttttcgaaacatttcctatgaattcaaaactccagcattttgtattacagtttgtaatgtaattttgactcctataactttcaaaacaggaaattttaatagatttttattttttttaacatttcatacaaaatgaagttagcctaattcttaacggtaacgaacCGATAGCCTATCATTAGTAGAAACCATCGATTTCATCATCCTCGAGTTAcggacttcacagcccaaaatgctctcaaaacataggaaatagggtgatttttcacgaatatAGCGGAAtagattttttcacataaaattaatttagttagcATATTGGAATATAAATCTcagttgaacaaaatagttcaacgcTGAACCaagtagtagttgaatttttaaccaaaaaagataaattctcatagaaaaatgtaatatttgatagtCCAACCaagtaatatttcaatttcatgcAAAGAAccattcaattttacaaaaaataatataataatcagttgaatttttaacagaaagttaaattttcacacaaagagttgaatttttaactgaaatggtgaatcttcaaccaaagaagctTTGAATTTGCGacagaaaaaatatgacttttaacaaaatagttgatttcttaacagaataataaaatttggaatcaaatagtagaatttttaaccaaaagatatgtattctgtaccaaaaatatattactagccttttcaactaaaaagggttAACTTTTCACTAAAAGTAATCTGTTGTTTTTATTGGCTTCTGTTAATTCAGTTCGCGCTTAAgcgaaaaaggggaagtttttttGAAATCAGAGTGAAAACattgtcaggaaatttttatatacctgaaaaaaccaggaaatttcatggaattttttcgagaatatgcttacattctattgaaaatttgtctttgggttgaaaatttaactattttggtagaaattcatttgttcgtttgaaaattaaattttttgttgaaaattgatattttctggtctagaatttaattttttttgaagaaaattcgtctttttaattttgaaatagaacaatttggttagaaatccaactattttattgaaaatgaacttttttgtcaaaagctCAAAATTTGTggttttcgttgagaattaatcttttttcgtgaaatatgaactacatacttggttgaaagttagatttttttgtcaaaaattatttttgttgttaaagtttcatcattttaattaaaaatgcatcattttggttgaacatttaactattttcttgaagattatttttatcgTGGTTGATAacgaactttttaaactgaaaattaactgaaaattaactgaattttaacGATAGGAAGATAAAATAaccttttcttttaattattattcaaaagcGTGGACTTCTGggtcaaattcaagaaatgattaattatcaaaataaaaagaacagttatttaattttacatattaatattactatttttactcatttaaatatttaaaaagactgagaaaagaaaactttatttataataaactcatgAAATTGTATACATGCTTCGCCtggactgtttaaaaaaaatgcgaaatacttGAATGGCTCCGTAATATGAAAACTGATAGCTGGAAAGAACCTTAAAAATCCTGAGATTTTTTTCCCCAGGTTTTGAGTAGACACCCTAAGTGTGAAGTCTCGAGTTATCTCTAATTCTAGAAATATGCTGGCCTTTCTCTGAAAATATAAAGAAGTGCTTTGTTTCTGTTTTCAGGAGCAGTCTGCGCAAAATTGCGAGGCATGAGGAACCAGAGTTCAGCAATGCGAGCATCCTGAACAGTATGGAGACGTTTGTGAGGACCGTGAACGAGATGGAAGAGACCATTCTGGTTCCCAGTCGTCTCCTGGACTTGGCTGTGGGCGACTCATCAGACAAAGTTTGTCAAAAAGGCAAGCGTGGCACTACCATCAAGGACACGATGGTGAACACGGACCTGTATCGCCTCTACAACATTGTCAACAAGATGAAGGTAGAGCTTCTCTGGTCCCAGGAATCCCCCCAGGAAACCCAGATGGACCTTGATCGCGAGGACAGCCAACGAATCAAAAGCCAATTTCAATCCGAGACAAGCAGCGTGCGTCTTGGACACGCTCGTTGTCCCAGCACGACATCCATGCAGAGTGTCCAGTCGGCATCATCGATTGTCTCCAGCTCTTCAGACTCTGAATCAGACGCCGGAATCGAGAACGACTCTGGCCTTGAGACTGAAGAACCCAGTGATCGATTGGCTAATCAAGCGGCAGAGAACTTTAGACGTCATCTGCGAGGCCTCCATCGCAGCATCGCTCGAATGACCGAGGCCGCTGAATATCTCACTCTCCGATACCAGGAAGATGTTGGAGGACAAGTCTGATATCCCAGATTCTCCTCCTCCTCCCCCCTCTCGATCCTTTACCTCATCTTCGActttttcatccttttttctaaaacattgacAATCACCTGGCCCAGTCTCTATTCCATGTTGCAGGGAACATAATTCCCGCGGACTAGGTCCGAGCACAAAAACTCTAATTGGCCAAGTTTCAATTTCCAATCTGGAGCTGCAAAGCAGGATTATTTGTTGCTAATCCAGAGCTGCGAATCCAAATGTGTGGTTTGCAGATGTCTAGaatattaagattaaaattatagttaaattgtacatttttgatACATACTATTCAAAGATTCTTGTTTTCAAGTTTCTGGGGAAAAATCTCGTaatgatttttatgttgaatttatTGTTAATGCACACCTGCTGGTCAAAGACTttctacttttgttaaaaaaaaaaaaaaaaagactaaaattaatttcagattttcaaattgaaagtcttTATGGAAGTTTCCGAATtgaattgaaatcattttgatgtAAATGTACTTAAATTTCGACAAGTTTACATTGAAGCTTTTCAATTGGATCTTTAAACAGAAAGAGTGTCGCTGGCAGCAGGCCTGTATTTCtcacaaaacataaaaaaaaattcacttaattttccAACAAGTTATATTCAAGTAGTATTTctaaaattgaatcaataaatttgatattttcgagAAACCGAGTGCTTAAGAGTCTGGATCTCtaaatttccatttgtttttaaaatgtaactttactAGTCATTCCTTCACGTGCATtgttatttactaaaattttgcaATGCGTCGCAAACGGAGGCGACCACTTCTCCTTTATCTTTCAGCGCTCGGTTAATCGAATTGAAGAGACTTAACTACATGAAATTTCCTTATTATCGATGAAAGGATGTTACAGAGACGAGGCGATCGGTCGAAATATTCGGGCATAGTGTTCTGCTCAAATTTCGTCGATTTAAGGAAGGATAAATTAAGCATTTTCCTCGTTTTCGATCGATCGCTTTCCGGCTGGTTCGGTATTTAGGATCGAAAAAATTGTACATAGAGTTTAGGTTCtacgattatttattttttattactctcTACGTTTAAACGATTGTATTTATGATAGTCgacttttaatctaattttttatcacGCCTTCTGAAGAATTCGATGCtttttaaagaaactgaaaagagagagagagagagaacgaaaaaaagtaactttgcgaGATaactgaaatcaaaatttaaaaaaaaagcgaaaaaatatgTATCGAGTTTTTCAGAAGTTTTTCTAGAGGCGAAAGGCTGCGTTGAGCAAATTATTTTGCAAAGGAATATTGACTTGGTTAATGGAGCGTAACTCCCACCTGGTTTATCTCTCTgtatataatttgtaaataagaTCGCGTAATGTAAATCGTAGTGGCATCTTTCGCACGCATCACTGCTCAATTTTTTGCTCTGCAATTTCCATCTCACGCGCTTTGTTGcgatttacgttttttttttcttttttttttcttcgtaTTTAGACGCACTAGGTCTCGTGCCAAAATTTTTAACGCATGTACAAGAAAGCTGCGAGTGATTGCGCATTTTGAAAAAGGCGATTCTTcggttattttttttctttgattagaCAGTAAAGCGTAGCCTAGTTTAGCGTTGAATTTCTGTATCGTTGCATTCCGCGAAAAAACAGGGACGCAAAATTTCTAGTTAGTCTatcgtactttttattttatgttacgttattattttctttttcttcttctttttctgctGCTGCTGCCGGCAGAAAATCTGGTATCGTttagaaatttgatattatcgatgATGTAATGTCAGAGTTAAATTGAATTTCGGATACGTTTCTAGCGACAAATAGATTTACCGCTGTTGGTTATAGAGCCGTTTACTATAGTTTTATCCAAAGCAAATGATTATAAATGTGTATTCATCGTGGAATGTGTTAATGGATGAATTGTGTATTTTAATTTCGGAGCGATTGCATTTTGTCATTCCTGCAAATTCAGTTTGTACAGTAGCAACATCTTGTACGACAGgatattgataataaatttgcAATCGCCTTTTTCAATCACGTCTTTTTCTTAACGTTTTACAAGTTTTGGTAACTTCTTTCTCTTTCCACATactttcgattgaaaaaaaaggtttctttgcCTGACTCCAGGGCCTTTATTTATACCAGAAGCTAATAAGGCCAAGGCTTAGGGCGGTACAATTTTATGACCGGTACGGAGGCtgagtattttttgttattattacagAGATTACAGAACacgtttttttctcacttttattGCAGTCATCACAGAGTGTTACCTATTCACCTTTTGTATCCTATTTTCaatttgtcaccttttgtcacccaTTTTAGGAATTTGTTACCTTTTTCTGCTATTTTGAGGTTTCTTatcttttgtcaccttttttcagttgaaaaagtataattttattcaaaattacaacttgcacaccaaataaagtttttattagattttcctaatcgacgaatcttgaaccagatgatcgaatttttaaagaaaaaagattcaactttaaccaggaagagttgcattttcaaacataatcttaaattttttaattgaaaagatgaatattttacaagccaatttaattttaaagcaaggaagacgaattttcacctaaaaaatatgacttctaacaaatgaggatttttacaccaaaaggattaattttctatcaaaaaatacaagtgtttaataaatcagttgaacttttgataaaaaagagtactttttaagaaaatagttgaatttagattaattataaaataaaaatataattttttcaaataaaaataattagctttcaatcaaaaaggatccatttttaaccaaagaagatgagttttaaacaaaacagttaaatttttaacccaatagtagaatttttaaccaagagatgaattttgagccaaaaggtgatatttttttagcaaatagttgaattttccactcaaaaagacgacttttatagtaaaagagaattttcaatccaaaaggtaTCAAAATCcgacaaaaaaataactttttaacaaactagttgaattgaaattaattctgaaaacggaatataatacttttttttataaaaagaactaactttcaatcgaaaagattttttgaaccaagacattaattttaaacaaaaaaaggtgactttttaagaacctagttcaatttgcaaaaaaataaataaactttcaaacaaatataaacggtgaattttcaacaactaaaaaaaagatttgtctaccgaaagataaattttcaacaaaaaaatatgaattttcgacaaaagtataaattttcgacttttcaaacaaaaagaattaattttcaatcaaaacagaagaatgttcaaccaaaaaatattaattttcaattaaaaaaaaaattaattttctgccaaacaatataatttttcgtccaaaaacgattactttcgaacaaaagactttaattttcaataaaatagtttaatatttaactaaatagtagaatttgtaaccaaaaagtagaattttgaaccaaaaaaattattcattaaaaattccactccttggttgaaagttgcacgaatatttttaaatttcatttttttcattgaagattcataattttagttgaaatttcgtttttttttggttaaaaaattaaattcaaaattttttttttgtaaacaagtttttgCTGTTATTTCgtgttcttgtttttaaaattaaattttttgatagagaattaggctttttggcttgaaaattcaacaaagtggcataaaattaaactgctttgtagaaaattcgtttttgattttattgacaattcatcatcaatgaaaatttatctactccatttttggttagaaattcaacttttttggttaaaaattcaacatttcggtaaaaaaatcatgtttttttgttgaaaattcgtgttttttttttttttggtagaaaatcaacttgttttttgtcaaaatctagtcatgttgaaaatatatacagtttggtaaaatataagttttttattttttattaaagttttgttttggaaatatcaactataactttttttgataagcattaatctttttttgttgaaaatccaacaatttccttaaaattatttttcattcttgactgaaaattttttcttggtagaaaattcacattttggtagaaatttaatttcttttttggttaaaaatgcaacttcttagttgaagattgatctattttggttgaggatgaaactattttggttgaaaattacaaaatttggtataaaagtcacctttttttgtagaaaagtcgtttttatcgttgttttaattgaaaattaatttttctcagtagaaATTCATATGcttaagtttttggttaaaaatggaagttttatgttttaaaaatgcagactattcatcttttttgtttgaaaatcaacaatttggtcacagatttaactatgttgtaaacgattaaatggttttgtaaaaaaatagtttttattttttttttaaattgaaaattagttctcagtgAAAGTGTAAATGCTccatttcagggtggccgttatatttaaagaaaaaaaacttctggACATCTCTcggtttacaacaaattacaacttgtttgtcttatttaacatttgtGTATCACCCATTTGTCacctgttttagaaaaaaatgtcacctattaACCTTTTTTGACGACAAATAAGTACTGTGATGACTgttattgtcttttttttgtgtgtaaactCTACAATAGAAAAATACGAGTGATGGAAATTTTGAAAGTGTGACAAATCTTTAAGGGAGGCTTAGGATTTTTTTgtatatcagggtggccgctggaccgggaaatgacagtgaattttttttatcgggaattttacaaatttgttatcctTTTCAATTCTGATATTCAGTTTACAGttcgtaattcgaaaatctttcacttacaaattctacattttggattttaatttctaagcgaacatttttcatttatagaattttaaaattactgttttaaagcaggggtctccaaaggtagatcctatatctactagcgatcccaggccaaTAGGTCGGACAGGTGGAAAGGAATTCACGCGTCCTTtagtttctattacctaatattaaaaacataatcaattttcaaatccataataacaaatttttcaatattaaaaaattgttaaatgaatttcagatattatttattttgtatctaatttgatatttttgagaaaCCGAGTGCTTAAGAGTCTGTATCTCtaaatttccatttgtttttaaaatgtaactttactAGTGATTGCTTCACGTGCattgttttatttacaaaatcagacacaaaaaaaataaatttccattttcactatctgttaataccaatgcatagaatttttacccTTCAGTTGCAatagcgtttttcaaaacttttctattaaaacttaaaaattactttttgtttaaacatttttttcgaataattcaatttcaaagctttataatttaaaaaatttacattttgagaaataaaaatgacgaaaacttaattttttatctttgacaaaTTTGTggcatcaattaaattttttttaatctaataaaaatgtcaaattctacaaattaagcagctttgactttgaaacattcaatatactttaaagtagtatcaaattaaaaattatttttatataaaagcgctaatgcaatttctttgaattttaagtcataaattttcaaagtttttaattttttcttttctcgaacttttattctgaaatcattttatttacagattgtCGGTTTGaagaaaactcttaaattttgaaagccttgaatttatttttgactacatatttttattaacagtattagtatttttttaaattatttagaattattaatgtcaaaaacatttctttgtaaataattatcggtaattgcttagttcaaatactttaaataaaatactttgtttttcAAGCTCTGTACTACCAGAAAAATAGGGTTCTCACTTCTCTGAGCCCTTCCAActgggatttttttttcaaagagggtcataaatttcctctcagtttcccgtaaaaaaaaaaaactggcaGATCTTAAAAAAAGGccgagcgatcctgggtcacgcCGCACCTGTGGATTGTAGAGACCCCTGTTTtagactttaaaaatttaaaattagcagTGTTTTTAATCgacgatttttgataaaaacctttttaagttgatcaaaagtgaatataattaaaaatgattattgaaaTTGACCTATAAGTTAAGGATtaataagtgaataataattgatttgacaagaCGATTCGgatccagttcaaaatttaagaatttccagattttaacgttaaaaattgcattgtttcaattggaattttgaaattctcagtgtagttaaacaaatttaaaaccccGATTGAAAGTgtatcaactatttttaattgtaaaacaatttcaaaaaattatagttttattaattagaggcttttatcaaatttaaaatattgttttatcctaaaacttgaaattttataattgagaaaaataacaCTTGCTGATTATTTGGACATATTTGCTTGTTCATGTAAAATcggcaattataaatcaaatattcaaaacatacCAAAAAACTAAACATTGAACGTTACAGTTTTAATAGTTCTAttcgcaaaaatttaatttacaagtcgaattttcgaatttttatggataataaatattgaacatctataattcctagaaaaaaaatcgactaacaaggggacctttaggtctgctttgtttgtttaaatttatactcTCGCCAATGAAAGTTACATACCAGAGGTTTCttgagaaaaatcaagaagacgcAATTATGACCCATTTTAATATAATCATGCCATTTGAcgattatttattccttattttcaataaaaaactctatcgtatttttattatcgCTTGTTTGGACAactgtgtattttgttaaaattcttcattCTTCAATAGTTTCTAGTATTTACGTTTTTAGATTAAAGAAGGAAAAAAgtgttacaacaaaaaatttcaacaataaatactaaattaaattgttttccgcaaacaaacaaaaaacacatgAATAATAGACAATTATCTTTAATACGATAAAATACACTTTCAAGGCACTTCTGATTCTTGttagtaaataattgtgaaatgaaTCACTGCATCATCCACTGgtatttcgtttttattattgaaattttcatttgaaactttttgatcctactttaatttaaaaatataaataccagaa
This DNA window, taken from Belonocnema kinseyi isolate 2016_QV_RU_SX_M_011 chromosome 9, B_treatae_v1, whole genome shotgun sequence, encodes the following:
- the LOC117179572 gene encoding uncharacterized protein LOC117179572 isoform X3 — encoded protein: MNYGGELTTSNVENNRSSLRKIARHEEPEFSNASILNSMETFVRTVNEMEETILVPSRLLDLAVGDSSDKVCQKGKRGTTIKDTMVNTDLYRLYNIVNKMKVELLWSQESPQETQMDLDREDSQRIKSQFQSETSSVRLGHARCPSTTSMQSVQSASSIVSSSSDSESDAGIENDSGLETEEPSDRLANQAAENFRRHLRGLHRSIARMTEAAEYLTLRYQEDVGGQV
- the LOC117179572 gene encoding uncharacterized protein LOC117179572 isoform X2, which encodes MLDSSSIIMNKMDLPYLLVNCVLTKRSLSSLRKIARHEEPEFSNASILNSMETFVRTVNEMEETILVPSRLLDLAVGDSSDKVCQKGKRGTTIKDTMVNTDLYRLYNIVNKMKVELLWSQESPQETQMDLDREDSQRIKSQFQSETSSVRLGHARCPSTTSMQSVQSASSIVSSSSDSESDAGIENDSGLETEEPSDRLANQAAENFRRHLRGLHRSIARMTEAAEYLTLRYQEDVGGQV
- the LOC117179572 gene encoding uncharacterized protein LOC117179572 isoform X1, with product MNYGGELTTSNVENNSVNSCGARLNTTLHKHEHLPDLPEDTFGILRHQARRNNKETQLPVGSHLKLAIETLPSSLRKIARHEEPEFSNASILNSMETFVRTVNEMEETILVPSRLLDLAVGDSSDKVCQKGKRGTTIKDTMVNTDLYRLYNIVNKMKVELLWSQESPQETQMDLDREDSQRIKSQFQSETSSVRLGHARCPSTTSMQSVQSASSIVSSSSDSESDAGIENDSGLETEEPSDRLANQAAENFRRHLRGLHRSIARMTEAAEYLTLRYQEDVGGQV